From Tindallia magadiensis, a single genomic window includes:
- the hydE gene encoding [FeFe] hydrogenase H-cluster radical SAM maturase HydE, with translation MIDLVEKLYRNNTLSKEELVQLLTGMESSSRDHLIKKAHATRMHRYGDSVYMRGLIEFTSYCRRNCNYCGIRSENPRAERYRLSLEEILDCCRIGSELGFQTFVLQGGEDNYFTDERIVEILESIKEQYPECAITLSIGEKARESYQKFYDAGASRYLLRHETASRRLYEKMHPGMNLDDRIKCLQDLKKIGFQVGTGFLVGLPGQTVMDYVEDLVFLQELKPHMVGIGPFIPHQHTPMGHEQGGSLTDVVTLLAIIRLLLPDVLLPATTALGSIDPLGREKGLKAGANVVMPNLSPTKVRTKYALYDGKICTGDEAAECRVCIEDRINSAGFTVDMARGDHLDWRGLS, from the coding sequence ATGATTGATCTGGTTGAGAAGCTTTATAGAAATAACACCCTCTCTAAAGAGGAGCTCGTCCAATTGCTTACGGGCATGGAATCCTCTTCCCGAGATCATCTGATTAAGAAAGCTCACGCCACAAGGATGCACCGGTATGGAGACAGTGTCTATATGCGAGGACTTATTGAGTTTACCAGCTACTGCCGCCGGAACTGCAACTACTGTGGCATACGAAGTGAAAACCCACGGGCCGAAAGATATAGGCTGTCTCTCGAAGAAATTCTGGACTGCTGCCGAATTGGCAGCGAACTTGGTTTTCAAACCTTTGTGCTGCAAGGCGGCGAAGACAATTACTTCACCGATGAAAGGATCGTTGAAATACTGGAGAGTATCAAAGAGCAGTATCCTGAGTGTGCGATTACCCTGTCCATTGGCGAGAAGGCTAGGGAGTCTTACCAGAAATTTTATGATGCAGGTGCCAGCCGTTACCTATTGCGCCATGAAACCGCTTCAAGGCGTCTTTATGAAAAAATGCACCCTGGCATGAATCTGGATGACCGGATAAAATGCCTTCAGGATCTTAAGAAGATTGGATTTCAGGTGGGTACAGGGTTTCTCGTAGGCCTTCCCGGCCAGACCGTAATGGACTACGTCGAAGATCTGGTCTTTTTGCAGGAGCTAAAACCTCACATGGTTGGCATCGGTCCTTTTATTCCTCATCAGCACACCCCGATGGGCCATGAACAAGGCGGCTCCCTGACGGATGTTGTGACGCTGTTGGCCATCATTCGGCTGTTGCTGCCCGATGTGCTGCTACCCGCTACCACGGCTCTGGGCAGTATTGATCCCTTGGGACGTGAGAAAGGGCTAAAAGCAGGTGCCAACGTTGTTATGCCCAATCTTTCCCCCACCAAGGTGCGAACCAAGTACGCCCTTTATGATGGCAAAATTTGTACAGGAGATGAAGCTGCTGAATGCCGGGTCTGTATTGAGGATAGGATTAACAGCGCCGGTTTTACAGTAGACATGGCTCGCGGAGATCATCTGGATTGGAGAGGATTATCATGA